From the Bacillus horti genome, the window GGACTACAGTATAAAAAAGTTACAACCCATTGCCTCTCTATGCTCTTCTTTAATTGTTCAATCTTATTTTCTAGTTCTGGATTATCACTCCAAGATGAAAGGTCAATAATAAATTGCTTTGTTTGCTCTAGGAAACGCTCCGCGTCATTTGTTGGAACAATACTACTAAGCTTTTCTAGAAGAAGCTGATGTGTTGTATTGGCATGAGTCGTTGATAAGCTTTGAAGAGCTGTAAATATAGCGGTCAACTCATTATTTGTTAAAATATTTCGATCTAATTTATAGCCTTCCACCAGTCCGATACCACCATTTGCCCCTTGCAGGGTCACAATCGGTATCCCTGCTTGATTAATGGACTCAATATCTCGGTAGATCGTCCGCACTGAAACCTCAAATAAGTCAGCAAGCTCTTTGGCTTGAACCTTCTTTCGGTTTAATAATAATACAACTATAGAAAGTAATCGCTCGAGTTTCATAATATGTCTAATTATTCTGCATTAAAAATAACTGGACTAATGGTTGCAACTATATAGTCATTGTCCTTAAAAGGCTCAGTATCTACAACTTTAGCTGTGATCATTCTTCCAGTAAACTGTGCAGCCTTTCCTATAGATGATTCGGAAGCTTCAACAACCTCTATAAATTCTCCTACTAAATTAGGGATAAAAACAAATGAAATGTTTCCATTTAGTAATTTTTCGAAATGATTTGGTGATACAGGTACACTGGTTAAGAAACTGTTTTTTTGTATTACTCCAAGATGAAAAGCCTCTCTATTTTCTGTCTCCATGTGTATATTAATTAAAGCCTCTTCAACGGTCACCTCTTTAAACTGATACTTTACAGGAGAGCGTAAGCTTGAAATCGCCTCCTCAATCGTAGAACCCTTCTTCAATACCGGGGTATTCAAGGGCTGTACAGGTTCTCTATTTGTCTCTTCAGTTCGATTTATGTCCACTTTTTTCTCCTCGAATAGAGTAAATTCCTTAGCCGCTGCAGCATCAGAATGAATATCTATTGCTTGGATAAATTTCTCCACTCTCTCACTCAAGCTCATCGCTTCATTTAAAGGAAGAACCTCCTGCAAGTTCGTGCTTGCGTTATGTTTCAAATACATCAAATTTTTGTAGAAGGCAAATAGATCAGAATTTGATCTTTCCTCTAGATAATCAAGTACTTGTTTTTCTGTGACTATTCCTGAAGTGTTCGGTGTTCCGTCAGAGAGCACTACAGCACAAACAGCTTGGAATGCAGCGTAGTACAAAGCGCTTACCCCAGAATTAATACTATCATTCCTTAATTCTTCCTTACCTGTCTTCAAAAAATCCCTTGACTTGTTTAAGCTCTTACGCACATATCTAGTGCTCAAAACACTTCACCCTCCTTACAGGAATTAATCCCTTTAACATTTTAAATTCAAAGGATATTAATATGTATAATTTGCCATTGAAACTAAATATTCCTGCTTAAAATGAAGGGGTTGAAAGTTTTTTTACGTATGGCTCCATATCAGCTCTATCTCACCCCTGCTTTCCCAAGCTTGCACACCATAGGGTAGAATAAAATGATCACCTTTTTGAACAGAATAGGAGTTGCGATCGTTAACTACAATTTCCCCTTCTCCATCCACAACACTAACTAGTAGATAAGCAGCTCCTTTTAGATGCCTTAGGGACTGGTGATTAAGACAATGGTATACATTAAAAAGATCGCTAGAAATAAGCTGTCTTACCTTTCCAGCTTCTTGATCAATCAGAATCTTTGGAGGAATAACGCATGATTGATGAGGAAACATGGTTACTTTTATGGCCTTCTCCAAATGTAATTCTCTTTTTTTGCCTGTTTGATCTACACGATCAAAATCATAGACTCGATAGGTCGTATCCGAGCTTTGCTGAGTTTCAAGAATTAAAGCCCCTTTGCCAATGGCATGAATGGTTCCACTTGGAACATAGAAAAAATCTCCTTTTTTTATCGAAATTCTATCCAATAGCTCATTCCAGCGTTGCTCCTCCGCCATTAGCATAAACTCCTCCGGAGAGCTAGCGTGATGACCAAGAATCAGTTCAGCCCCTTCTACAGCATCTAGAACATACCAGCATTCGGTCTTGCCAAAAGCCTCATTGTCTTCTAGCTGTTGGGCCTGAGTGTCATTAGGATGCACTTGTACAGAAAGATCATCACTCGCGTCCAATATTTTTACTAGTAAAGGAAACTCTCCCTGAACTTGAGGACCAAATAATTGAGCTTCATTCTCCCACAAATCAGCAAGAGAACTACCTTGGTAAGCACCGTCTCGCACTATGCTCTGTCCATTTGAGTGCGCTGAAATAGCCCAGCACTCTCCTGTTTTTTCATAGGGTAGCTGATAGTTAAAGCTCGCTAATCGATTCCCTCCCCAAATTCTATCTTGAAATTGAGGCACAAAAAAAATAGGCTCTTCTAACATGAAGCGTTTCTCCCATCCTCTTGTAATAATCATTCTTTGTATTTTCTAACTCTACTAAAGCATGTTTCTCCTATAAATTCAATAGTAAAGGATGGGAGCGTTTAAGGATTTAAAAAGTCAAAAAAAATCTAAGCCTTGTTACCATGTTCAGAAATTGAACAGTGTACTTTAGCTTAGACTATCATTAATATCTTTATATGAGTTCTTATTTTTATTCCTCTTCTTCTGCTCTGAACGGCTTTGAACGAATATAACCCATTAATGCATTCCATGCCTGATCCTTGCCTTGTGCTGTTTCAGCCGAGAAAGGAATGATTAACGTTCCTTTTGCTCCTAATGAATCCTTAATCAGCTTCACATGCTTCTGAACCTTCCCCTTTGGAATCTTGTCTACCTTTGTAGCCACAATGATACATGGAATTTGATTATAGGTTAACCATTCGTACATCGCCTTATCATCCCTTGAAGGCTCATGACGAATATCGATTAATTGAACAACCACTCTTAGCTGTTCTCTCGTAGAAATATACTCCTCTATAAACTGTCCCCATTTTTCACGCTCAGTCTTTGAAACTTTAGCAAAGCCGTAGCCTGGAACATCAACAAACATGAAGCCCCCATTAATTTTATAAAAATTTAATGTTTGCGTTTTTCCTGGCTTAGAGCTCGTCCTAGCCAAGCTTTTACGGTTAATCATCTTATTTATGAAAGAAGATTTTCCTACGTTAGAACGCCCAGCCAGAGCAATTTCTGGCAGGGCATTATTTGGGTATTGCTTAGGGCCGACAGCACTTATGACTAATTCT encodes:
- a CDS encoding helix-turn-helix transcriptional regulator — protein: MKLERLLSIVVLLLNRKKVQAKELADLFEVSVRTIYRDIESINQAGIPIVTLQGANGGIGLVEGYKLDRNILTNNELTAIFTALQSLSTTHANTTHQLLLEKLSSIVPTNDAERFLEQTKQFIIDLSSWSDNPELENKIEQLKKSIERQWVVTFLYCSPQGDRTHRSVEPYTLVLKRHSWYLYAFCQNRERFRLFKLQRMKNIDLTNEAFVRESISLADIPWQKEWNKPANQQKVVLRFHPKTHQLAEEWFGVEKLNKDKQGYYVVESLFPEDNWLYGFILSFGAGVEVLEPTHLRQKIKDIAKQVGNQYAESKQYN
- the yihA gene encoding ribosome biogenesis GTP-binding protein YihA/YsxC, translated to MKVTEAELVISAVGPKQYPNNALPEIALAGRSNVGKSSFINKMINRKSLARTSSKPGKTQTLNFYKINGGFMFVDVPGYGFAKVSKTEREKWGQFIEEYISTREQLRVVVQLIDIRHEPSRDDKAMYEWLTYNQIPCIIVATKVDKIPKGKVQKHVKLIKDSLGAKGTLIIPFSAETAQGKDQAWNALMGYIRSKPFRAEEEE
- a CDS encoding type I phosphomannose isomerase catalytic subunit, whose translation is MLEEPIFFVPQFQDRIWGGNRLASFNYQLPYEKTGECWAISAHSNGQSIVRDGAYQGSSLADLWENEAQLFGPQVQGEFPLLVKILDASDDLSVQVHPNDTQAQQLEDNEAFGKTECWYVLDAVEGAELILGHHASSPEEFMLMAEEQRWNELLDRISIKKGDFFYVPSGTIHAIGKGALILETQQSSDTTYRVYDFDRVDQTGKKRELHLEKAIKVTMFPHQSCVIPPKILIDQEAGKVRQLISSDLFNVYHCLNHQSLRHLKGAAYLLVSVVDGEGEIVVNDRNSYSVQKGDHFILPYGVQAWESRGEIELIWSHT